In the Prosthecobacter dejongeii genome, one interval contains:
- a CDS encoding class I fructose-bisphosphate aldolase yields MNRQENLEIFFRDGKTVILPIDHAVAIPVPGMENPFALIDSVSPYVDGYVMNLGVAMRAADSMAGKGICLRTDVYNTRITGDGAGSINVYGVEEAEAVGANAVMNMLYPNSISERINFQECADIIRSSMDLDIPVIIEALPYGLGQTDKYTLENVAFAARLAAELGADVVKVPYPIDCKPGDFRKVVDQVWIPVIILGGASLNDDAALLKMTEDAMEAGASGVAIGRNVWQHQNPAAIARSLSAVVHEDVSALEALALLKEPLR; encoded by the coding sequence GATTGACCACGCTGTGGCCATCCCGGTGCCGGGCATGGAGAATCCATTCGCTCTGATTGATTCCGTGAGCCCCTACGTGGACGGTTATGTCATGAACCTCGGCGTGGCGATGCGTGCGGCCGACTCCATGGCTGGCAAAGGCATTTGCCTGCGCACGGATGTTTACAATACGCGGATCACTGGCGATGGCGCAGGCAGCATCAATGTCTATGGAGTGGAGGAAGCGGAAGCCGTGGGAGCCAATGCGGTGATGAACATGCTTTATCCTAACTCCATCAGTGAGCGCATCAATTTTCAGGAGTGCGCAGACATCATCCGCAGCAGCATGGATCTGGATATTCCGGTCATCATTGAGGCTCTGCCTTATGGCCTGGGCCAGACGGATAAATACACGCTGGAAAATGTGGCTTTTGCCGCTCGCCTCGCCGCAGAACTGGGGGCAGATGTCGTCAAGGTACCCTATCCGATTGATTGCAAACCGGGTGACTTTCGCAAAGTGGTGGATCAGGTCTGGATCCCCGTGATTATTCTGGGTGGTGCTTCTCTCAATGACGATGCGGCACTTTTGAAAATGACGGAAGATGCCATGGAAGCTGGAGCCTCTGGTGTCGCCATCGGGCGCAATGTCTGGCAGCATCAGAACCCCGCAGCGATTGCGCGCAGTCTTTCTGCGGTTGTGCATGAAGATGTCTCGGCACTGGAAGCCCTGGCTCTTTTGAAAGAACCTCTTCGTTAA